A window of the Candidatus Paraluminiphilus aquimaris genome harbors these coding sequences:
- a CDS encoding MFS transporter, which yields MKTKTTTALSSEGIQRYVKLLFLMMAGGAIYPLLYLRQNFELTLLATLDISLAQLNVAHSVLGTSFFLSYVPSGWLADRFSPRSLLTFSVAMTGVIGLWYGSLPEATWITVIFGLWGITTGLTFWAALIKGCSLLAPQDQQARFFGLLEGGRGLFEALLATIAVAGFAFAVSSLGAVDETAMVQVIYFYSGVCLVIGALLWFVLKDTASDAAGGEGLGDQTAKATLRQTLDDLIGLLLNIRVWLVAICILTGYQVFWATYTYSAFLQTQFGLDAIAVAALTTVRLWMRPIGAVLAGFIGDRFHPVRSLGIAILLAGFSLIALLILPADSPYTLLYFAVATSSVVIYGVRGIYWASFNTTRVEPRRAGLAIGLVSMIGYTPDIYMPLINTYLIDTYGNAVGYQLYFGGVGLSALLGGAAAFYLLSLSKSDV from the coding sequence ATGAAAACAAAAACAACGACGGCTCTTTCAAGCGAAGGCATTCAGCGGTACGTCAAATTACTCTTTCTCATGATGGCAGGCGGTGCAATCTACCCGCTGCTGTATTTACGGCAAAACTTCGAGCTGACGTTACTCGCGACCTTGGACATTAGCCTTGCACAACTCAACGTTGCGCACAGTGTGCTCGGTACGTCTTTTTTTCTCAGTTATGTTCCGAGCGGATGGTTGGCTGACCGATTTTCACCGCGGTCATTATTGACGTTTTCTGTTGCGATGACCGGCGTGATTGGTCTCTGGTACGGGTCACTCCCCGAGGCTACATGGATAACTGTGATATTTGGACTGTGGGGCATCACAACCGGGCTCACATTCTGGGCGGCACTTATAAAAGGCTGCTCTTTACTGGCTCCTCAGGATCAGCAAGCAAGATTTTTTGGTTTGTTGGAAGGTGGGCGTGGTTTGTTTGAGGCATTGCTTGCCACGATTGCTGTAGCCGGGTTTGCGTTTGCGGTCTCCTCCTTGGGTGCGGTCGATGAGACGGCAATGGTGCAAGTGATTTATTTTTATAGCGGTGTCTGCTTGGTCATCGGTGCGTTGCTCTGGTTTGTGTTGAAGGATACGGCATCGGACGCGGCGGGCGGCGAGGGATTGGGAGATCAGACCGCGAAGGCCACGCTGAGACAGACCTTAGACGATTTGATCGGACTTCTTTTAAATATCCGTGTGTGGCTAGTCGCCATCTGCATTCTTACGGGCTATCAGGTGTTCTGGGCAACCTACACGTACTCCGCATTTTTGCAGACGCAGTTCGGTCTTGACGCCATAGCGGTTGCGGCACTGACAACAGTTCGTCTGTGGATGCGACCGATAGGCGCTGTTCTCGCAGGGTTTATCGGTGATCGATTCCACCCAGTGAGGTCGCTCGGCATTGCTATTTTACTCGCGGGGTTCTCTCTGATCGCACTTTTGATTTTGCCCGCCGACTCGCCTTATACACTTCTGTATTTTGCGGTAGCGACATCCTCCGTCGTGATTTACGGTGTTCGTGGTATCTACTGGGCATCTTTCAACACCACGCGGGTAGAGCCGCGACGAGCGGGTTTAGCGATAGGGCTGGTTTCGATGATTGGTTACACCCCCGATATCTACATGCCGCTCATTAATACCTATCTGATTGACACTTACGGGAATGCGGTTGGTTATCAGCTGTATTTCGGTGGGGTTGGCCTCTCTGCCCTTTTGGGTGGGGCGGCTGCCTTTTATTTGTTGTCGTTGAGCAAATCAGACGTTTGA
- the pnuC gene encoding nicotinamide riboside transporter PnuC codes for MGELETIAVVLALAYLLLAMRQNRFCWVAAFLSALIYLVIFADVKLYMEAGLQVIYAVMAVVGWVFWGQNDSAETLAVSTRPASFHLLTLVTIGFCTLVSGALLTTYTDAARPFIDAGTTVSAILCTWMVTRKILENWLYWIVINAVSVWLFMDRGLSLTSGLFALYIVLSVIGYISWRRTMAHP; via the coding sequence ATGGGCGAGCTGGAGACCATAGCGGTTGTTTTAGCACTCGCCTATTTACTGCTCGCCATGCGACAAAATCGGTTCTGTTGGGTGGCCGCATTTTTGAGTGCGCTTATCTATCTTGTCATTTTCGCCGACGTAAAGCTGTACATGGAGGCTGGGTTACAAGTCATCTATGCAGTGATGGCTGTCGTCGGATGGGTATTTTGGGGTCAAAACGACAGCGCAGAGACCTTGGCAGTTTCGACGCGACCCGCGAGTTTTCACTTACTGACATTAGTCACTATCGGTTTTTGCACACTGGTGTCAGGCGCTTTGTTAACAACTTATACGGATGCTGCAAGACCCTTCATTGACGCAGGTACGACCGTCTCAGCCATTCTTTGCACGTGGATGGTGACGCGGAAAATACTTGAGAACTGGCTTTATTGGATCGTCATTAACGCCGTATCGGTTTGGCTCTTCATGGATCGCGGCCTGTCTTTAACCTCTGGATTATTTGCGCTTTACATCGTTTTGTCGGTGATTGGATACATATCGTGGCGACGCACGATGGCCCACCCTTAG
- a CDS encoding serine hydrolase domain-containing protein — MSNGGFINLRSISIWLLPLTFSALVSCGGGGGGSSPTPAPVVVDPSPPAPTAPDFSEVDASFQAFIDERTDFDGISYVLVDADGIIHQEVFGDHTDDTVVLLASTSKVPAVMTLMALQEDANVDFSMSEPVSTYLAYDGPYADRTVEQMVSNTSGIPGLRLLAGYGSSTGPTIEDFNHLCQFSAQAFFNFEACGQTLVQNELPTTQPAGSVYDYGGSQWQIAGVTASTVANATWNQLVDQYLVTPCGLEVFTFGNPWESPTSFTGSVDTLAGTSNPNVEGGAITNMADYAKLLQVHLNGGLCGDTQVLSEDSIASMQTDRGGVVTTNATPYGMGWWIREDLPGVFTDPGAFGAVSFIDVNRGIGGYMAIDEYGDAADSGAPPGFFIGQAIPAIQAAWDAAQ, encoded by the coding sequence ATGAGCAACGGCGGATTCATTAACCTCCGTAGCATCTCTATTTGGTTGCTACCTTTAACTTTTTCGGCCCTAGTAAGCTGTGGCGGAGGCGGCGGTGGAAGCAGTCCAACGCCCGCACCGGTCGTGGTCGATCCGTCGCCGCCAGCGCCAACAGCACCCGATTTTTCTGAGGTCGATGCCTCCTTCCAAGCCTTCATCGATGAGCGAACCGATTTCGACGGGATTAGTTATGTGCTGGTAGACGCCGACGGCATAATCCACCAAGAAGTCTTTGGTGATCACACAGACGACACGGTGGTTCTCTTGGCATCCACCAGCAAAGTCCCGGCGGTGATGACACTGATGGCACTGCAAGAAGACGCTAACGTTGACTTCTCAATGAGTGAGCCTGTCAGCACCTATCTTGCCTATGACGGGCCGTACGCTGACCGGACAGTCGAGCAAATGGTGAGCAACACGTCAGGCATTCCCGGGCTTAGACTCCTTGCGGGCTATGGATCGTCGACGGGTCCCACCATCGAAGACTTCAATCATCTCTGTCAATTCAGTGCTCAGGCTTTCTTCAACTTTGAGGCTTGTGGCCAAACCCTTGTGCAAAACGAACTGCCTACGACACAGCCAGCAGGGAGCGTTTATGACTACGGTGGTAGCCAATGGCAAATCGCGGGCGTTACAGCAAGCACGGTGGCCAATGCGACGTGGAATCAGTTGGTAGATCAGTATCTAGTTACGCCTTGTGGTCTGGAGGTCTTCACCTTTGGCAATCCATGGGAATCACCCACGTCCTTTACTGGGTCTGTCGACACGCTTGCAGGCACGAGCAACCCTAATGTTGAAGGCGGTGCGATTACCAACATGGCGGATTACGCCAAGCTTCTTCAGGTACACCTAAACGGTGGTCTATGCGGCGATACACAAGTGCTTAGCGAAGACTCTATTGCCAGTATGCAAACTGACCGCGGGGGTGTTGTGACCACTAATGCTACGCCCTACGGCATGGGCTGGTGGATCCGAGAAGACCTACCTGGTGTGTTCACCGATCCGGGGGCCTTTGGTGCCGTGAGCTTTATTGACGTTAACCGCGGCATTGGCGGCTACATGGCGATTGATGAGTATGGCGATGCGGCCGACTCAGGGGCCCCCCCCGGCTTCTTTATTGGGCAGGCGATACCGGCAATACAAGCGGCGTGGGATGCGGCTCAGTAG
- a CDS encoding sigma 54-interacting transcriptional regulator: MQPGEKTRAPLRTGESGEGVASRRLRLTMIFHPDRARIGASLNLGVIEPSGALRLDAAFIGREAPLFEDGVGLGEPHVSRRALKLKYHARGLELQCVSERSYTHLGPQKTSTMSLTFKELQRGLALRFGHGVVCWLSLGADTSDQSANAHSTFVGASPQAVHVRRLIHIAANSDLPVLLRGESGVGKEVVATAIHTASARSAKSLVVLNMAALPETLAEAELFGSARGAFTGAEKRTGYFAQANKGTLFLDEIGDLPVSIQPKLLRALQTGEIQVVGGRPTSVDARIIAASDANLDDTRGFKHALLQRLSGITIELPALRERREDVGILLATSEQTKGLFQDLKRSPRETAAWANFLYDALHRDWPGNVRELLLSAQRFALSLQHNAESRLAPRHFVIHTRNRDSTPMDPVTDADITTVYEQSEFEVAETARRLGLSRAALYRRVATIPTVRLAADCSDTEILTAVDAVGRNLQALSRELRISKAAIASRLRLIETRPT, from the coding sequence ATGCAACCTGGCGAAAAGACCAGGGCGCCGCTGCGTACAGGAGAGTCTGGTGAGGGGGTGGCTTCACGTCGACTTCGGTTGACGATGATCTTCCACCCCGATCGGGCACGCATTGGCGCTTCTCTAAATCTGGGGGTTATCGAACCCTCAGGTGCATTGCGTCTGGACGCAGCATTTATTGGGCGTGAAGCACCGCTATTCGAAGACGGCGTAGGACTCGGCGAGCCTCACGTCAGCCGGCGGGCGCTGAAGCTTAAGTACCATGCGCGTGGACTCGAGTTGCAATGCGTATCCGAGAGGTCCTACACCCACCTGGGTCCGCAAAAAACGTCCACAATGTCACTCACGTTTAAGGAGCTTCAACGGGGCCTTGCCCTTCGCTTTGGACACGGAGTTGTTTGTTGGCTTAGTCTTGGCGCTGACACGTCAGATCAATCCGCTAACGCCCACTCCACTTTCGTTGGCGCCTCCCCTCAGGCGGTGCACGTCAGGCGGTTAATCCATATCGCCGCAAACTCAGATCTCCCCGTGCTCCTTCGTGGCGAGTCGGGAGTGGGTAAGGAAGTGGTCGCCACCGCCATTCATACGGCAAGTGCTCGCTCAGCTAAATCGCTCGTTGTCCTGAACATGGCAGCACTGCCTGAAACGCTTGCGGAAGCTGAGTTATTTGGCAGTGCGCGGGGTGCTTTTACGGGCGCTGAAAAGCGAACAGGTTATTTTGCTCAAGCCAATAAAGGCACCTTATTTTTGGATGAGATTGGTGACCTACCTGTCTCGATACAACCTAAATTACTCAGAGCATTGCAAACGGGTGAGATTCAGGTGGTAGGTGGACGGCCCACGTCCGTCGATGCCCGCATCATCGCCGCCAGTGACGCTAATCTCGACGACACCCGCGGTTTTAAACATGCGTTATTACAGCGGCTTTCCGGGATTACGATTGAACTGCCTGCCTTGAGAGAGCGTCGGGAAGACGTGGGGATCCTACTGGCAACATCAGAGCAAACAAAGGGCCTCTTCCAAGACTTGAAGCGCTCTCCTCGTGAGACTGCAGCATGGGCCAACTTCCTTTATGACGCGCTTCACAGAGATTGGCCCGGTAATGTCCGTGAGCTTCTGCTCAGCGCACAGCGTTTTGCGCTATCGCTGCAGCACAACGCTGAAAGTCGCTTGGCGCCCCGTCATTTTGTCATTCACACTCGAAACAGGGATTCAACGCCCATGGACCCTGTCACCGACGCAGACATAACGACCGTGTACGAGCAGTCCGAGTTTGAAGTGGCTGAGACGGCACGCCGGTTAGGTCTGTCTCGCGCAGCCCTCTATCGACGCGTAGCGACCATACCTACCGTCCGCCTTGCCGCCGATTGCTCAGACACCGAAATTTTGACGGCCGTTGACGCTGTGGGTCGGAATCTTCAGGCATTGAGCCGAGAGCTCAGGATCTCCAAAGCGGCCATAGCCAGTCGACTTCGACTTATAGAGACGAGGCCAACATGA
- a CDS encoding phosphotransferase gives MSLNPPDRELAIWRQAARLDLAPPIAWASKNSDVVVTSRLHFDLVDEEEHSELLMRIHESGLEAPRLSLEQTAEHYTAAIRSRGLAHLAIDFNAQAIRADLRRLDNESPCFCHNDLTSSNIGRLENRYFAIDWEYAACGSRHFDIAVASQNMESAARDRFAERTAGVSFNRPTWQAACRVERLMDHLWTLAVLGRAEIEQSKEILAKNWIPHE, from the coding sequence ATGAGCTTAAACCCTCCGGATCGAGAGCTCGCAATTTGGCGACAAGCAGCTCGCTTAGACTTAGCGCCACCGATCGCCTGGGCGAGCAAAAACTCTGACGTTGTCGTCACGTCGAGACTGCATTTTGACCTCGTCGACGAGGAGGAGCACAGCGAACTGCTGATGCGCATCCATGAAAGTGGGCTCGAAGCACCGAGGCTCTCCTTAGAGCAAACTGCAGAACACTACACCGCAGCCATCAGATCGAGAGGCCTCGCTCATCTCGCCATCGACTTTAATGCCCAGGCTATCCGCGCGGACTTACGCCGACTCGATAACGAGTCCCCGTGTTTTTGCCACAACGATCTCACGTCCAGTAATATCGGACGCTTGGAGAATCGCTATTTCGCCATCGATTGGGAGTATGCGGCGTGTGGTAGCCGCCATTTTGATATTGCCGTTGCATCACAAAATATGGAGAGCGCCGCGCGGGATCGCTTCGCTGAAAGGACAGCAGGCGTTTCGTTTAACCGACCCACGTGGCAAGCTGCCTGCCGCGTGGAGCGGCTTATGGACCATTTGTGGACATTAGCCGTTTTGGGAAGAGCTGAAATTGAGCAAAGCAAAGAGATCCTAGCTAAAAATTGGATACCCCATGAGTGA
- a CDS encoding protein kinase domain-containing protein, translating into MRLKSFTSLKLLSNEAGSVTRLTLLERLGLGPQAEVWLARDQLLGRLVTVKKVTAFEDGEGNQGDERIKSLRARVEVDHPAIPTLFGAIPHGDQSWLVSEYVEGIALSQLVGELSPESICAIAKDLLSALRCLECLSLVHGDLSPNNVVIDLNGQVRLLDFESCSRVGEALSSSATIGFSAPERHAKRAGLPTVDTWSVGAILIWLVTQRTPEIVVDDARQPVSVSIGTAAPAADILGDVINIAAAATRLDPSLRPCAADLEDRLSRSYRWLEPVNRSVLSALVSSRLASDGEEVAVSSELDVDKPGRTRRLRTLLILPALCLLSALSLFSLSWEERAYSLHVDTTRLSPATLLPETFSPRWVGAVFSKGLPPRWTSIENEGVAPQVPSDGVSVIAVNVNCQQGVCELLTEYARGSKRALGHTVIVDTSDERIWRAAITNLAQSIAAD; encoded by the coding sequence ATGAGACTTAAGTCATTTACGTCGCTCAAATTATTATCGAATGAGGCCGGTTCAGTGACTCGGCTGACACTGCTGGAGCGACTCGGTCTGGGTCCCCAAGCGGAGGTTTGGCTTGCCCGTGATCAACTACTTGGGCGTCTCGTTACCGTTAAGAAAGTCACGGCGTTTGAGGACGGTGAGGGCAATCAGGGGGACGAACGAATCAAAAGTTTACGGGCACGCGTTGAAGTTGATCACCCGGCGATCCCCACCTTATTCGGAGCGATTCCTCATGGCGACCAGTCTTGGTTGGTGAGCGAATACGTCGAAGGTATTGCCTTAAGTCAGCTAGTAGGTGAACTAAGCCCTGAAAGTATTTGCGCCATCGCGAAAGACTTACTGAGTGCCCTGCGGTGTCTGGAGTGCTTGAGTCTCGTCCACGGAGATCTATCGCCTAATAATGTGGTGATTGATTTAAACGGTCAGGTGCGACTGTTGGACTTCGAGTCTTGCAGCCGTGTTGGTGAAGCCCTCTCATCAAGCGCAACCATTGGCTTTAGTGCACCGGAGCGTCATGCAAAGAGAGCAGGGCTACCCACCGTTGATACCTGGTCAGTGGGCGCTATTCTCATTTGGTTGGTCACACAACGCACACCGGAAATTGTGGTGGACGATGCCAGACAACCCGTGTCAGTAAGCATTGGCACCGCGGCGCCTGCGGCAGACATACTCGGCGATGTGATCAATATTGCGGCTGCAGCAACGCGATTGGACCCAAGCTTAAGGCCTTGTGCGGCTGACTTAGAGGACCGGCTATCACGAAGTTATCGCTGGCTTGAGCCAGTCAATCGGTCAGTGCTATCGGCCCTCGTGAGCTCGAGATTAGCCTCGGACGGGGAGGAAGTTGCGGTCAGCTCTGAGCTCGACGTGGATAAGCCTGGCCGTACGAGGCGATTAAGAACCCTTTTGATCCTCCCTGCGCTGTGTTTGCTGTCCGCGCTTAGCTTGTTCAGTTTGAGTTGGGAGGAACGCGCGTACAGCTTACACGTCGATACAACACGCCTATCGCCGGCAACGCTACTGCCTGAGACCTTCAGCCCTCGATGGGTTGGGGCTGTTTTTTCTAAGGGGTTGCCCCCCCGGTGGACGTCAATAGAGAACGAGGGTGTCGCACCACAGGTTCCAAGCGACGGCGTGAGCGTGATAGCGGTTAATGTGAACTGCCAGCAAGGTGTCTGCGAATTGCTCACCGAGTACGCGAGAGGCAGTAAGCGTGCTTTGGGTCACACCGTTATTGTGGATACGAGTGACGAGCGAATTTGGAGAGCCGCCATTACGAATCTGGCTCAATCGATTGCAGCTGACTGA
- a CDS encoding acyl-CoA dehydrogenase family protein — MDFNDTPEQAAFREAAADWLAANVPSKDEIKGMNRLEVAKLWQKRKYDAGWACIGWDPAYGGRGASAIEQVIWKQEEAKYDVPAGFFVIGQGMMAPTLMAYAQPQHLERYLPKLASGEEIWCQLFSEPAGGSDLAALRTKAEKDGDEWVINGQKIWTSGAHYSDFGCVVVRTDPSVPKHKGLSYFFIDMKSPGIEVKPIKQLTGESDFNEVYFTDVRVPDSQRLGEVGQGWQVSLTTLMNERAAIGAGSSGVNVKLAIQLAKEVMIDGKPAIEDSAVKARLASFYVEEAGLKYTSYRTLSALSRGDIPGPENSIGKLVGAPKMQQLASFCMDLLETSGAIWDTSRSKLADNIIGSYMGAPGLRIAGGTDEIMTNIIAERVLGLPQEPRMDKGIPFTDVPTG, encoded by the coding sequence ATGGATTTTAACGATACTCCCGAACAGGCAGCGTTTCGTGAAGCGGCAGCCGATTGGCTTGCGGCAAACGTTCCTTCTAAAGACGAAATCAAGGGCATGAACCGCCTGGAAGTGGCGAAGCTCTGGCAGAAGCGTAAGTACGATGCGGGCTGGGCCTGTATTGGCTGGGACCCGGCTTACGGTGGTCGCGGTGCGTCCGCCATTGAGCAAGTCATCTGGAAGCAGGAAGAGGCCAAGTACGACGTGCCCGCGGGCTTTTTTGTCATTGGTCAAGGCATGATGGCACCAACGCTCATGGCGTACGCGCAGCCGCAGCACCTCGAGCGCTACCTTCCAAAGCTTGCGAGCGGCGAAGAGATTTGGTGCCAGCTATTCTCGGAGCCCGCTGGTGGTTCTGACTTAGCGGCGCTGCGAACCAAAGCAGAGAAAGACGGCGATGAGTGGGTCATCAACGGCCAGAAAATCTGGACGTCGGGTGCGCACTATTCGGACTTTGGCTGCGTGGTTGTCCGAACCGACCCGAGTGTGCCGAAGCACAAAGGCTTGAGTTACTTCTTTATTGATATGAAGTCTCCAGGCATCGAGGTTAAACCCATCAAACAGCTCACGGGTGAGTCTGACTTTAATGAGGTTTACTTCACGGACGTGCGCGTCCCCGATTCGCAGCGCTTGGGTGAAGTCGGACAGGGTTGGCAGGTTTCGCTGACAACGCTGATGAACGAGCGCGCTGCAATTGGCGCCGGTAGTAGCGGCGTGAACGTCAAGCTGGCGATCCAATTGGCGAAGGAAGTCATGATCGACGGCAAGCCTGCAATCGAGGACAGTGCGGTTAAAGCGCGCCTTGCGAGTTTCTACGTCGAGGAGGCCGGGCTTAAATACACCAGCTACCGCACCCTCTCCGCGCTGTCGCGTGGCGACATTCCCGGGCCTGAGAACTCCATTGGTAAACTTGTGGGTGCTCCAAAAATGCAGCAGCTGGCGTCTTTTTGTATGGACCTTCTGGAGACATCCGGTGCTATTTGGGACACCAGCCGCTCGAAGCTTGCGGATAATATTATCGGGTCTTACATGGGTGCACCCGGTTTGCGTATTGCCGGCGGTACCGATGAGATTATGACGAATATCATCGCTGAGCGCGTTCTCGGGTTGCCACAAGAGCCTCGCATGGACAAAGGGATTCCGTTTACGGATGTTCCAACGGGTTAA
- a CDS encoding acyl-CoA dehydrogenase family protein, giving the protein MNFEFSEEQQMLRDQARNYLSQHCPTTLVRRVLNNRETHDADLYKGIAEMGWTATTIPEEYGGLGMSSLELVVIAEELGRACAPVPFSSTVYLAAEAIMALGTEAQKEAWLPKFADGSAIGCFAMGEAGGAVTPDLMRTTLSDGVINGTKLPVADGGIADVAIVVCAADKGDGATLALVDLSQDCIDKDNVQMIDFSRGHAELIFNGACAEVLGEEGAGWAAVESLMNTAAILFAWEQIGIADRALEQAREYALGRFAFGRSIASYQAIKHKLAKMYVKNTLARSNAYYGAWALNAGASDLAVAAATTRVAAIQASLFAAEENIQTHGGMGFTWEFDCQFYYRRAKLLSLAVGSEKQWQSRLVDGLAATA; this is encoded by the coding sequence ATGAACTTCGAGTTTTCTGAAGAACAGCAAATGCTGCGGGATCAGGCGCGCAACTACCTGTCCCAACATTGCCCTACAACACTGGTTCGCCGCGTGTTGAACAACCGCGAGACTCACGACGCCGACCTTTACAAAGGCATTGCAGAAATGGGCTGGACCGCAACCACGATTCCTGAGGAGTACGGTGGCCTGGGCATGTCGAGCTTGGAGCTCGTGGTCATTGCCGAGGAACTGGGTCGCGCTTGTGCACCGGTGCCTTTCAGTTCAACGGTCTACCTTGCTGCAGAGGCCATCATGGCGCTGGGTACGGAAGCGCAAAAAGAAGCGTGGCTACCCAAGTTTGCTGACGGTTCAGCCATTGGCTGTTTTGCTATGGGTGAGGCGGGAGGTGCCGTTACACCGGATCTAATGCGCACGACATTGTCTGACGGCGTAATCAACGGAACGAAGTTGCCCGTGGCCGACGGTGGCATCGCCGACGTTGCCATCGTTGTCTGCGCCGCCGACAAAGGTGATGGCGCAACGCTGGCATTGGTCGACTTAAGCCAGGACTGCATAGATAAAGACAATGTACAGATGATCGACTTCAGCCGCGGACACGCAGAACTCATATTCAACGGCGCTTGCGCTGAGGTGCTGGGTGAAGAAGGTGCAGGCTGGGCGGCGGTTGAATCACTCATGAACACAGCCGCCATTTTGTTTGCGTGGGAGCAGATCGGTATCGCCGATCGCGCACTAGAGCAGGCGCGTGAATACGCATTGGGTCGTTTCGCCTTTGGCCGCTCGATTGCGTCTTACCAGGCTATTAAGCACAAGTTGGCTAAGATGTACGTGAAAAACACCCTGGCGCGCAGCAACGCCTATTACGGTGCATGGGCATTGAATGCAGGCGCAAGTGACCTTGCGGTTGCGGCAGCGACAACACGTGTGGCGGCGATTCAAGCCTCGCTATTTGCAGCCGAAGAAAACATTCAGACCCACGGTGGTATGGGCTTTACCTGGGAATTTGATTGCCAGTTTTATTACCGACGCGCGAAACTTTTAAGCTTGGCAGTCGGTAGTGAGAAGCAGTGGCAAAGTCGCCTGGTCGATGGTCTGGCCGCTACGGCTTAA
- a CDS encoding energy transducer TonB has product MKGFLYSFGFTWLMSFSGLLVAQADTTNDNRVLNQDYAPLEKNPPVYPYVSQFNGIEGYCIVEYTVTLSGAVEDAFPAECQPIGLFEGISVEAAKAFIYQPRIIDGVATDVPGVQNKFSFALTGGGSSQGWDGEPIKWSFIKETDTRRINKALEKQDWKKLKKYALKREGANYRMLYFAGYAEIMMGNKGAGYKYIEQFVFHEEEALPFEFVTFNALKLLVTHYYQTQQYDALIALDKHADIWWFRLLDETTTNQMALMIADAYTRVGDNDASVKRLTEIVDRAQTETAKEDRFVALARRALGQ; this is encoded by the coding sequence ATGAAGGGGTTTCTTTACTCGTTCGGGTTTACTTGGCTGATGAGTTTTTCAGGTCTCCTAGTGGCTCAGGCTGACACGACTAACGATAATAGGGTGCTCAATCAGGATTACGCACCGCTTGAGAAAAACCCGCCGGTTTACCCTTATGTGTCTCAGTTCAACGGTATTGAGGGTTACTGCATCGTCGAATATACAGTGACTCTCTCGGGCGCGGTGGAAGATGCCTTTCCAGCGGAATGCCAACCCATAGGATTATTTGAAGGTATCAGTGTTGAGGCTGCTAAGGCATTTATTTATCAGCCAAGAATTATCGATGGTGTTGCCACAGACGTGCCAGGCGTTCAAAACAAGTTTAGTTTTGCTTTGACAGGTGGCGGTAGTTCTCAGGGATGGGATGGTGAGCCAATTAAATGGAGCTTTATTAAAGAAACTGACACCCGCCGGATCAATAAAGCGCTAGAAAAGCAGGATTGGAAAAAGCTTAAAAAATACGCGCTGAAACGAGAGGGTGCTAACTATCGGATGCTTTACTTTGCCGGCTATGCTGAAATCATGATGGGCAATAAAGGCGCCGGCTATAAGTACATCGAGCAGTTCGTTTTTCATGAAGAAGAAGCGCTGCCTTTTGAGTTTGTTACCTTTAATGCCTTAAAGCTCCTGGTAACCCACTACTATCAGACCCAGCAATACGACGCCCTCATTGCTCTCGATAAGCACGCGGATATTTGGTGGTTTCGATTGCTCGATGAGACGACCACCAACCAAATGGCGCTTATGATCGCGGACGCCTATACCCGCGTTGGTGATAACGATGCGTCGGTCAAACGCTTGACTGAGATCGTGGATCGCGCCCAAACCGAAACGGCAAAGGAAGATCGATTTGTCGCGCTAGCACGCCGGGCGCTCGGGCAGTGA
- a CDS encoding ketopantoate reductase family protein, which produces MSETWHILGVGSIGGLFAHRLHHGGATVRLLARSRTSANRTIRLTTPESDQSIRFNCVSVADEGDISHLLITSKSWAAGLALQKVRHRINHQTTLVAMMNGMQHIADLRAVAPECPLFLASTTAGCHRDKDRWIAAGTGKTLIGHPTGSAAPTWFETWQRGVPALEWCTDIDERLIEKVAINACINPLTAVHRVKNGALLSEAFKAESNSVISEVVAILEELGHTKLASGLHSTVRAVMTDTAENTSSMLSDVLAGRRTEADSILGWLLTQSTHDRPTLRALLSQLQSIEPDS; this is translated from the coding sequence ATGAGTGAGACCTGGCATATTTTAGGTGTCGGAAGTATCGGCGGGCTGTTTGCCCATCGCCTACATCACGGTGGCGCAACCGTCCGTCTCCTCGCTCGGTCGCGCACCTCGGCCAATCGAACCATTCGACTAACGACCCCTGAATCAGACCAGTCGATAAGGTTTAACTGCGTCTCAGTGGCGGACGAGGGTGACATTTCGCATCTACTGATCACGTCAAAAAGCTGGGCGGCTGGTTTAGCGTTGCAGAAGGTGCGTCATCGGATAAATCACCAAACGACGCTCGTGGCCATGATGAATGGGATGCAACACATTGCTGATCTCCGTGCGGTAGCGCCGGAGTGTCCACTGTTCCTTGCTTCAACTACCGCGGGCTGTCATCGAGATAAAGACCGCTGGATTGCTGCGGGCACGGGAAAAACGCTGATTGGCCATCCAACTGGAAGCGCCGCCCCAACCTGGTTTGAGACCTGGCAACGCGGCGTTCCGGCGCTTGAGTGGTGCACCGATATCGACGAGCGACTCATTGAAAAGGTTGCGATCAATGCCTGTATCAACCCCCTCACCGCCGTGCATCGGGTCAAAAATGGTGCCTTGTTGAGCGAGGCGTTTAAGGCAGAGAGCAACTCGGTCATTTCCGAGGTGGTGGCCATCCTCGAAGAGCTCGGCCACACCAAGTTAGCATCTGGCCTTCACAGTACGGTTCGAGCCGTAATGACTGACACTGCGGAAAACACCTCGTCAATGCTCAGCGACGTGCTTGCTGGTAGACGGACAGAAGCAGACTCCATTTTGGGCTGGCTCTTAACTCAGTCAACCCACGATCGACCCACCTTGCGCGCTCTGCTCAGTCAGCTGCAATCGATTGAGCCAGATTCGTAA